In Chengkuizengella sediminis, one DNA window encodes the following:
- a CDS encoding sugar phosphate isomerase/epimerase — MNNFMIGQYGSFDYSKFNRDFKDDFFGIEACLFAQEKDTLNLIKESQEKGFQIGIHFPLRSENIKVRDALFLSQNKKTREEAYKWIQNEMEYLTLVKPAYVLFHYPKPVILDDRVDWSNWRFTDLSEFVYESKYSFNELNEQSEQLFEWLSQKSEQFNFTPVLEFDGINQYVYNTDFLIELLEKYNNVKCCLDTGRLHLQDKLDPNFDAKSTIKKYARFAELIHLWNVQVNEQVVHSHFPVLPELKPEDGWAPIEDYLRIIKQENKNVKILFEHRSDLISDEDLERCYLWVDDILNH, encoded by the coding sequence ATGAATAACTTTATGATTGGACAATATGGAAGTTTTGATTATAGCAAATTTAATAGAGATTTTAAGGATGATTTTTTTGGAATAGAAGCTTGTTTATTTGCACAAGAAAAAGACACATTAAACTTAATAAAAGAATCACAAGAAAAAGGATTTCAAATTGGGATTCACTTTCCATTACGATCAGAGAATATCAAGGTAAGAGATGCTCTTTTTTTATCTCAAAACAAAAAGACTAGAGAAGAAGCATACAAATGGATACAAAATGAAATGGAGTATTTGACTTTGGTAAAACCTGCCTATGTGTTGTTTCATTATCCTAAACCTGTCATTTTAGATGATAGAGTAGATTGGAGTAATTGGCGTTTTACAGACCTAAGTGAGTTTGTTTATGAAAGCAAATATTCTTTTAATGAGTTAAATGAGCAGAGTGAACAATTATTTGAATGGTTATCACAGAAGAGTGAGCAGTTCAATTTTACTCCTGTGTTGGAATTCGATGGAATAAATCAATATGTGTATAATACCGATTTTTTAATAGAATTATTAGAAAAATACAACAACGTTAAATGTTGTTTGGATACGGGTAGATTACATTTACAGGATAAATTAGATCCAAACTTTGATGCTAAATCCACTATAAAAAAATATGCTAGATTTGCAGAATTGATCCACCTGTGGAATGTACAAGTAAATGAGCAGGTTGTACACTCTCATTTTCCAGTACTACCTGAACTAAAGCCTGAAGATGGTTGGGCACCAATTGAAGATTATTTACGAATCATTAAACAAGAAAATAAAAATGTAAAAATTCTCTTTGAACATAGATCAGATTTAATTAGTGATGAGGATTTAGAAAGATGTTATTTATGGGTAGATGATATACTAAATCATTAG